One Streptococcus sp. VT 162 genomic window, TCATTTCTGGGTCAGCAAGAACCATTAAGTGAGCGTCAAAAACTTGAGCTGCTTCTTCACCGAGCGTACCTACTGCTTTCTCGCGAATAACAGAAAGCTCGTCTTGTGATGCCTGTAGAGCGGCATCAAGGCGAGCTTCTTCTGCGTTTGTATCTTCGACTGTAATAGTCTCAAATGACAAATCCGGTTGAACGAGTAGATATGCTTTTGCAACTGCAACACCGTCAGATGCTGCGATTCCTTTAAGCATTTCTGTCATTTTCCTTATGCCAATCCTTCTTTTTCCATAGTTTCAGTGATAGCAGCGATTGCGTCGTCAGCATCTGCACCTTCAGCTGAAATTGTAACGTCAGCACCTTGGCCAACACCAAGACTCATAACACCCATGATAGATTTAAGATTTACTGATTTACCTTTGTATTCAAGAGTGATATCTGAAGCAAATTTGCTAGCTGTTTGAACCAACAATGTTGCTGGACGCGCGTGAATACCTGTTTCTGCCACTACGTGGAAATCTTTAGAAGCCATAGTTTGACTCTCCTTTAGTTATTTCTTTTTTGAGTTATATGTGATAACCCTTACAAGACTGTATTATATCACCTTCTAGATAATTTTTCAAGTATTTTATGGACTTTTACTGAAAATGAAATTACTTCTTTTTCTATTAAATGAGCACTCTAGTAACTAAATAGCATATCTAAACACTAATTGTTCAAAGAATGTCATCATCAAAATTCAATTTTCAAAGCTATTTTCCCTTAATACCAATCAGAGGACAATCCTAGTAAATAATGAAATAATACTATTTAACTATAATTAATATAACTCAGTAAATCCATTATTTGAAAAGACTTCATCAAATCCTGAAATTCTAAAACCTACTCTTACCATCAACAGTAGAGAATTTATCCAATTTGCTACTTAAAGTAAAATAAGTTTGTAGCCCCTAACAGTAAAAAGGTAGATATATCTAAGTGGTATAAGTAGAACTAAAACTTTGATTGATTCCATTCAAATAAAGTATCCAACCAATCAAAAACGACATTATGGGCGAGTCTTAGATTATTGACTTGGCAATGAGCGTCCGCACCACTTTCCGCCTCAAATACTTGAAGTTTAGTTTGTTGATTTTTAGATTTAAGTTCTTCATAAATCACCTTAGTTTGATGCTGCAGTTCAGCACCCTCACCCTTTCCCATGATAAAAAGGCATGGGCATTGAATTTTTTGGTAATCCACAATCTTTGCATGGTTAAATACATCATCAATAGCACTCTTAAAATCAGAAGTACCAAACTGCCATGCATACTTTTTAAGATTTAAATTTGCTGATTCATTCCAATTTCCAGCTAATTTTAAAATGGCATTTATTAACCAACTAGGTGCTTTCAAACTTGATCCAAATTCTTTTCTGAAAAGTTCTGCAACGTCGTAAATAGGGGTACTAGCAATCCAAGCATGAATTCTTGGATCCTTTTCGACAGCTTGTGCAGTAAAATATCCCCCTCCGCTGACACCATAAATAGCTAAATAATTTAGTTTAGGATTTCTATTTTCCAACCAGTCTATGCATAATGAAATTGGAATAGAAGCATCCACATCAAAGACCAGCCCTCTACTAGGATTGCTCCCTTGACCAGGAAGATCAACCATTAAAACATTATAATTTCGTATCCATCCAGGATATCCTGCAAAGTAAAATAAATCTTCGCGATAAGTATCACCTCCACCAATCATGATTATCGTTGGGCAATTATCGTCGCTATGAAGATAATAACCAGGCAAGTAAGAACCCTGATAGGGAATAGTTAATTTTTCAATCGGTGCACCTAGTGAATGAATTGCACTAGAAAACACCTTCTCCATTTGACGAACGGTCGGTAAATACTCTTCAGAAAATGGATCGGTAAATTGGATTGCCGAGCGAAGTGAGTAGGTCTGTGCAAGATAATACTGCGCCTTTGTTTGTTCACTCAATCCTGAATTACTTGCTTCTTGTTCAAGGTAGTTTACATGCGATAAAAATACATTTTTCCAGTCATCAGGCTTTGGTGAGTTCCCCAATCTTTGAGCAAGATAATAAAGCTCTCCATGAGAGAAACCAAAAATTTCACCGATTCCTAACAACCAATTGAAGAAAAAATCCGTATCACCATTCTTAAAAAATATTTGAGTCGATTGCCGTTTTAAAATAACATCATTTTCTTTCACCACGCGCCTCCTAATTCTGTGTTCTTTCATTCATTTAATCTAATTATAATCTGATAACATTCTCTATCAAACAAAAGCATTCAGATATCCATTTTTTAATCTTATAATCACAGATAGTGTATCACATAAAATGAACTTTTTCAAACATTGTATTTATATACTCCTTATGAAAGGATACGAAACTCATAAGTATCCTATATAAAATTAACCAATGATCCATTTTTATGAATACATCATAATCTGTCATTTCCACTTTGGTTATATTTTAGATATTCTAATACAAAATATTGGGACATCTTGTGTAGAAAATTTCTTTTTTTCGTAAATATTACAGTTTCTATTTTATTAAAGTATTGTCTCAGCTAGACTTATTCCTGTTCTTACGATTTTTGCTATTTTCTTCGTTTTCCTTTCTGATAACTTGCTGAAAATCTTCTATTTATCTTACCAATATACAGTATATAGTTTTTTTGTTTTGATAAACTTTGATAGTTCAATGAAAACCCAATTTTACACTCTGACAAAACACTATATCTTGTGCTTTGTTTTTGAAACTGTAACTTTTTAGCACAAGATTTAGTTTAAAAAGTTTGACAAAGTTTTTTTTTCTGATATACTAAGAAAGTAATCTATTTTGAAAGAGGAGTTACGAAAATGGTAACCGTTTATTCTAAAAACAACTGTGTCCAATGTAAGATGACCAAGCGTTTCTTGGACAGCAACAATGTCGCTTATCGTGAGATCAATCTCGACGAGCAACCAGAGTACATCGATCAAGTTAAAGAGCTCGGTTTCAGCGCAGCTCCTGTTATCCAAACACCAACTGAAGTCTTTTCAGGCTTCCAACCAGGAAAACTGAAACAATTAGCATAATCTTAGTACATCATCCAGAAGAGATTGCTTCTAGGGCTAACTTAGAGGCCTTTCTTTTGTAATTAGATAAAGGAAATTTTATGGGATTAAAACATCTTGAGGACGTAACTTACTTCCGTCTCAATAACGAAATCAACCGTCCTGTCAATGGACAAATCATGCTTCATAAAGATAAGGAAGCCTTGGATGCCTTCTTTAAAGAAAATGTAGTTCCAAATACCATGGTTTTTGATTCAATTACTGATAAAATCAACTACCTTATTGAACATAACTACATCGAAACTGCATTTCTCAAGAAATACCGTCCAGAGTTTTTGGAAGAATTGCATCAATTTATCAAGGACCAAAACTTCCAATTCAAATCATTCATGGCTGCCTATAAGTTTTACAACCAGTATGCCTTGAAGACTAATGACGGTGAATATTACCTTGAAAGTATGGAAGACCGTGTCTTCTTTAACGCGCTTTATTTTGCTGACGGGGATGAAGCGATTGCGACTGATATTGCCAATGAAATCATCCACCAACGCTATCAACCAGCTACTCCTTCCTTCTTGAATGCTGGTCGTGCTCGTCGTGGAGAGTTGGTATCTTGTTTCTTGATTCAAGTAACTGATGACATGAACTCTATCGGACGTTCCATCAACTCAGCTCTCCAACTTTCACGTATCGGTGGTGGTGTGGGAATTTCCCTCAGCAACCTTCGTGAAGCTGGAGCTCCTATCAAAGGTTATGAAGGTGCTGCTTCTGGTGTCGTACCAGTTATGAAGCTTTTTGAAGACAGCTTCTCTTACTCAAACCAACTCGGGCAACGTCAAGGTGCTGGGGTTGTCTACCTCAACGTCTTTCACCCAGATATCATCGCTTTCCTTTCAACTAAGAAAGAAAATGCCGATGAAAAAGTTCGTGTTAAGACCCTCTCACTTGGAGTTGTGGTGCCCGATAAATTCTACGAATTAGCTCGTAAAAATGAAGAAATGTATCTCTTTAGCCCTTACTCTGTAGAGCTTGAGTATGGTGTACCGTTCAACTACATCGACATCACTGAGAAATATGATGAATTGGTTGCAAATCCAAATATCCGCAAGACAAAAATCAAGGCGCGTGATTTGGAAACTGAAATTTCTAAATTGCAACAAGAGTCTGGTTACCCTTATGTAGTCAACATTGATACAGCCAACCGTGCTAATCCCGTTGATGGTAAGATTATCATGAGTAACTTGTGCTCTGAGATTCTTCAAGTTCAAGAACCAAGCTTGATCAACGATGCTCAAGAATTCCTTCAAATGGGAACGGACGTTTCATGTAACCTTGGTTCAACCAACGTGGTCAACATGATGACTTCACCTGACTTTGGTCGTTCTATTCGCGCTATGGTTCGTGCCCTTACTTTCGTTACAGATAGTTCACACATCGTAGCTGTCCCTACTATCGACCACGGAAACAGTTTAGCTCACACCTTTGGTCTTGGTGCCATGGGGCTTCATAGCTACCTTGCCCAACAACTGATTGAGTACGGATCACCTGAGTCAATTGAATTTACAAGCATCTACTTTATGCTTATGAACTACTGGACCTTAGTGGAGTCAAACAATATCGCTCGCGAACGTGGTATTACCTTCCACAACTTTGAAAAATCAGACTATGCTAACGGTAGCTACTTTGACAAGTATGTGACAGGCGAGTTTGTTCCAAAATCAGACCGTGTTAAAGAACTCTTTAAAGATGTCTTTATTCCAAGTGCTACTGATTGGACTGAACTTCGCGAAAAGGTTCAAGCAGATGGACTTTACCATCAAAACCGTCTAGCTGTTGCTCCAAATGGTTCTATCAGCTACATCAACGACGTTTCTGCTTCTATCCACCCGATTACACAACGTATCGAAGAACGTCAAGAGAAGAAAATCGGTAAAATCTACTATCCTGCTGCAGGTTTGTCAACAGATACTATCCCTTACTACACTTCTGCTTACGACATGGATATGCGTAAGGTGATTGATGTTTATGCTGCTGCAACAGAGCACGTGGACCAAGGGCTTTCGCTCACTCTCTTCATGCGTAGTGACATTCCAAAAGGTCTTTACGAATGGAAGAAAGAAAACAAACAAACGACACGTGATTTGTCTATTCTTCGTAACTATGCCTTTAACAAGGGAATCAAGTCCATTTACTACGTCCGTACCTTTACAGACGACGGTGGGGAAGTTGGTGCTAACCAATGTGAAAGCTGTGTGATTTAATGGAAAAAATTTTTACTACTTGTTTAAATAGTAAATGGGGGCCAATTTACGTTATACTTTTTCTTGGCCCTATGACATTTATTGCTTACTCCGCAATAAAAAAATATGATACCATTGAAATAGGTCCTATAAAACTAAGCAAGGCTGCATAATAATTACTATTACATTGGAGAAATACACCTTATGGAAACTTACTACAAAGCCATTAACTGGAATGCCATCGAAGATGTCATCGACAAATCAACTTGGGAAAAGCTGACAGAGCAATTCTGGCTCGATACGCGTATCCCCTTGTCAAATGACCTAGACGACTGGAGAAAACTATCAAACAAAGAAAAAGACTTGGTTGGAAAAGTCTTTGGTGGTTTGACCCTTTTGGATACCATGCAATCTGAAACAGGGGTTCAGGCGCTTCGCTCAGACATCCGTACACCGCATGAAGAAGCTGTGTTTAACAACATCCAATTTATGGAATCTGTCCACGCAAAATCTTACTCTTCTATCTTTTCAACCTTGAACACCAAGGCCGAAATCGAAGAAATCTTTGAATGGACCAACACTAACCCCTACCTACAAAGAAAAGCGGAAATTATCAATGAAATCTACCTCAATGGTAGCCCACTTGAAAAGAAAGTTGCCAGTGTTTTCCTTGAAACTTTCCTCTTCTACTCTGGTTTCTTTACACCGCTTTACTATCTTGGTAACAACAAACTAGCCAATGTTGCAGAAATCATCAAACTGATCATTCGTGATGAGTCTGTTCACGGAACTTATATTGGTTACAAATTCCAACTTGGTTTTAACGAATTGCCTGAAGAAGAGCAAGGAAAGCTCAAAGAATGGATGTACGATCTGCTCTACACTCTCTACGAGAACGAAGAGGGCTATACAGAAAGCCTCTATGACGGTGTTGGTTGGACTGAGGAAGTTAAAACCTTCCTTCGTTACAATGCTAATAAGGCTCTTATGAACCTAGGACAAGATCCACTCTTCCCTGATTCAGCTGATGATGTCAATCCAATCGTTATGAACGGTATTTCAACAGGAACTTCTAACCACGACTTCTTCTCTCAAGTCGGAAATGGTTACCTCCTTGGTGAAGTTGAAGCCATGCAAGACGAGGATTACAACTACGGTTTGGACTAATTTGACCAATCATTCAAAATATCATGGTTTGTTTAAAACAACCATGATATTTTTGTTTTTGTTTTATTTTGTTTTTTTCTATTTGATTGATTGAGCGTTTTATGGTAAGATAATAATAGTAGAAATCGAGGTGATAAGGATGCTAAAGCAAGAAAAACTAGATAGTATTCTAGAAGCAGTAAATACAAAAGGCACTATTACTGTAAAAGAGATTATGGAGAGTCTTGATGTGTCAGATATGACAGCTCGCCGCTATTTACAAGAACTAGCAGACAAGGATTTGCTGGTTCGTGTGCACGGTGGCGCTGAAAAACTTCGTACAGGTTCTCTCTTAAACAACGAACGCTCAAACGTCGAAAAACAAGGCTTGCAGATTGCTGAAAAACAAGAAATTAGCCGTTTTGCAGGGCATTTGATTGACGAAGGTGAAACTATTTTTATCGGGCCAGGAACAACCTTAGAATGTTTTGCTCGTGAGCTCCCAATTGATAATATTCGTGTTGTAACAAACAGTCTTCCTGTTTTTCTCATCCTAAACGAACGAAAACTAACAGATTTGATCTTGATTGGCGGAAATTATCGCTCCATCACTGGTGCTTTTGTAGGGACACTTACCTTACAGGATTTGACCAACCTTCAGTTTTCTAAGGCTTTTGTGAGCTGTAATGGTATCAAGGATAAAGCTATTGCTACTTTCAGCGAAGAAGAGGGCGAGGTACAACGAATCTCCTTGAACAATGCCAATAAAAAATACTTACTGGCAGACCACAGCAAGTTTAATAAGTTTGATTTTTACACGTTCTACAATATCTCAGAGATTGATACCATCGTTTCAGATTCCAAACTGAGTCAGGAGACATTTGAAGACCTGTCGAAACAAACAACCATTCTTTTATCAAAACCATAAAAATTCCCCTGCCTTTTGGCGGGGAATTTTTGTTGAATTTTATTCAATAAGTTGTGTCTCAGCTAGTTTCTTGTACCAGTGAGCTGATTTCTTAGGATAACGTTCTTGAGTTTCAAAGTCTACATAAAAGAGACCGTAGCGTTTTTCATAACCGTTTGACCAAGAGAAGACATCCATCAATGACCAGATAAAGTAGCCTTTGACGTTGGCTCCATCAGAGATTGCATCTGCAATCACTTCCATATGTTTCTTAACATAATCAATCCGTCCATCATCGTAGACTGTTCCATCCACAAACTCATCTTTGTATCCGAGACCATTCTCTGTGATGTAGATTTTTTTGTAATTTGGGTAATCTTTCTTCACGCGCATGATTTGATCATACAAACCTTGAGGGTAGATAATCCAATCCCAATCCGTACGTGGTACATAATCAGGAGCTACACGACGACCAACACCTTTGATTTGGTATTTAGAGCTTCCTTTCTCACCTTTACCATTATGGATAATTTCAGTTTCTCCATCAAAGGCTTGCATCCAATCACTCATATAGTAGTTAATGCCGAGGAAGTCGTTCAAGTCTTTTGCAGCTTCTAATGCTGTGAAATCTTCTTCACGAAGATCTAAGCTACCACCATTGATGGATAAAATATGGTTGACGCCTTCCATGGTTTCTCCGGAATATCGTCCAAGATAAGTTGCATCCAAGATAAATTTATTGTGGATGATATCTTCCAACTCAGCAGCGCGAACATCTGCTGGATTATTTGGATCCAGAGGATACTTAGTAGGCAGGGCATGAACCACACCAATTTCACCTTTATAGCCTTTAACCTTATATAGCTTGACTGCACGCGCATGCGACACCATCATATTGTGATGAGATTGAAAGACTTTGGCAAGGTCGTACTGAATACCTGGAGGGAATTTCCCAACTAAATACTGACCATCTCCTATCGGCCCAATTTCATTAAAGGTTGTCCAATAGTTGACTTCAGGAAATTCTTCAAAACAGAAGGCTGCATAATCCACAAAGTGATCAATGTTTTCTCTGTTCAGGAAATCTCCATTTGAATGAAGTGCTTCTGGCGTGTCAAAGTGATGAAGAGTTACAAAGGGCTCAACATGCCGTTTGTGACATTCTGCAAATAGATTATGATAGAACTCAACTCCCTTGGCATTGACTTTCCCGTAACCAGTTGGAAAGATACGTGACCAAGCGATTGAAATACGGATACCATTGACACCATACTCTTCTGCTAGTTTGAGGTCAACTGGGTATTTGTGATAGAAATCACTGGCTGGTTCAGCAGTGTACCAGTAGTTATCTTTGAGGTATTTATCCCAGGCAACTGGTCCTTTACCATCGGTATTGGTCGCACCTTCTGCTTGATAGGCTGCTGTTGCCCCGCCAAAAATAAAGTCTTTTGGAAGTGTTTTTGTCATTTGATTCACCTTTCAAGAAATAGAAATGAGATGGAGATAGAGTCGGGAGGAATTCCTCCATCTCACTTCTTCGCTATTTACCTTTTATTCTTCAAACTGCGCTTGAACAAAGGCAAGAGCGCCTTTTCCATCGCGAGTCAATTTAATGTATTGGCCACCTTCTGTCTTGGCAAGTTTGATACCAAGTTTGTCGGTTTCGGCCTTCATGTCTTCAAAGTTTGAAGCAACTTGAGGAGCAAGGATAACCAGATCAAACTCAGGCAACATTTCACGGTGAGCACCATAGCCACCAGCTGCTGCTTTAACAGGAACTTGGTACTCTGCAGCTGCCTTATTTAGAGCATTTGCAAGAAGACCACTTGTACCTCCTCCTGCACAGAGAACGAGAACATTAGTTTCTTCTGTGATTGTGTTTTGCGCTGTTTCTACACCAGCTTTTTCAA contains:
- a CDS encoding phosphocarrier protein HPr, translated to MASKDFHVVAETGIHARPATLLVQTASKFASDITLEYKGKSVNLKSIMGVMSLGVGQGADVTISAEGADADDAIAAITETMEKEGLA
- a CDS encoding dipeptidyl aminopeptidase; protein product: MKENDVILKRQSTQIFFKNGDTDFFFNWLLGIGEIFGFSHGELYYLAQRLGNSPKPDDWKNVFLSHVNYLEQEASNSGLSEQTKAQYYLAQTYSLRSAIQFTDPFSEEYLPTVRQMEKVFSSAIHSLGAPIEKLTIPYQGSYLPGYYLHSDDNCPTIIMIGGGDTYREDLFYFAGYPGWIRNYNVLMVDLPGQGSNPSRGLVFDVDASIPISLCIDWLENRNPKLNYLAIYGVSGGGYFTAQAVEKDPRIHAWIASTPIYDVAELFRKEFGSSLKAPSWLINAILKLAGNWNESANLNLKKYAWQFGTSDFKSAIDDVFNHAKIVDYQKIQCPCLFIMGKGEGAELQHQTKVIYEELKSKNQQTKLQVFEAESGADAHCQVNNLRLAHNVVFDWLDTLFEWNQSKF
- a CDS encoding glutaredoxin, translating into MVTVYSKNNCVQCKMTKRFLDSNNVAYREINLDEQPEYIDQVKELGFSAAPVIQTPTEVFSGFQPGKLKQLA
- a CDS encoding ribonucleotide-diphosphate reductase subunit alpha (Catalyzes the rate-limiting step in dNTP synthesis) produces the protein MGLKHLEDVTYFRLNNEINRPVNGQIMLHKDKEALDAFFKENVVPNTMVFDSITDKINYLIEHNYIETAFLKKYRPEFLEELHQFIKDQNFQFKSFMAAYKFYNQYALKTNDGEYYLESMEDRVFFNALYFADGDEAIATDIANEIIHQRYQPATPSFLNAGRARRGELVSCFLIQVTDDMNSIGRSINSALQLSRIGGGVGISLSNLREAGAPIKGYEGAASGVVPVMKLFEDSFSYSNQLGQRQGAGVVYLNVFHPDIIAFLSTKKENADEKVRVKTLSLGVVVPDKFYELARKNEEMYLFSPYSVELEYGVPFNYIDITEKYDELVANPNIRKTKIKARDLETEISKLQQESGYPYVVNIDTANRANPVDGKIIMSNLCSEILQVQEPSLINDAQEFLQMGTDVSCNLGSTNVVNMMTSPDFGRSIRAMVRALTFVTDSSHIVAVPTIDHGNSLAHTFGLGAMGLHSYLAQQLIEYGSPESIEFTSIYFMLMNYWTLVESNNIARERGITFHNFEKSDYANGSYFDKYVTGEFVPKSDRVKELFKDVFIPSATDWTELREKVQADGLYHQNRLAVAPNGSISYINDVSASIHPITQRIEERQEKKIGKIYYPAAGLSTDTIPYYTSAYDMDMRKVIDVYAAATEHVDQGLSLTLFMRSDIPKGLYEWKKENKQTTRDLSILRNYAFNKGIKSIYYVRTFTDDGGEVGANQCESCVI
- a CDS encoding ribonucleotide-diphosphate reductase subunit beta (B2 or R2 protein; type 1b enzyme; catalyzes the rate-limiting step in dNTP synthesis; converts nucleotides to deoxynucleotides; forms a homodimer and then a multimeric complex with NrdE), giving the protein METYYKAINWNAIEDVIDKSTWEKLTEQFWLDTRIPLSNDLDDWRKLSNKEKDLVGKVFGGLTLLDTMQSETGVQALRSDIRTPHEEAVFNNIQFMESVHAKSYSSIFSTLNTKAEIEEIFEWTNTNPYLQRKAEIINEIYLNGSPLEKKVASVFLETFLFYSGFFTPLYYLGNNKLANVAEIIKLIIRDESVHGTYIGYKFQLGFNELPEEEQGKLKEWMYDLLYTLYENEEGYTESLYDGVGWTEEVKTFLRYNANKALMNLGQDPLFPDSADDVNPIVMNGISTGTSNHDFFSQVGNGYLLGEVEAMQDEDYNYGLD
- a CDS encoding DeoR faimly transcriptional regulator, with amino-acid sequence MLKQEKLDSILEAVNTKGTITVKEIMESLDVSDMTARRYLQELADKDLLVRVHGGAEKLRTGSLLNNERSNVEKQGLQIAEKQEISRFAGHLIDEGETIFIGPGTTLECFARELPIDNIRVVTNSLPVFLILNERKLTDLILIGGNYRSITGAFVGTLTLQDLTNLQFSKAFVSCNGIKDKAIATFSEEEGEVQRISLNNANKKYLLADHSKFNKFDFYTFYNISEIDTIVSDSKLSQETFEDLSKQTTILLSKP
- a CDS encoding 6-phospho-beta-galactosidase (catalyzes the formation of 6-phospho-galactose from a 6-phospho-beta-galactoside); this encodes MTKTLPKDFIFGGATAAYQAEGATNTDGKGPVAWDKYLKDNYWYTAEPASDFYHKYPVDLKLAEEYGVNGIRISIAWSRIFPTGYGKVNAKGVEFYHNLFAECHKRHVEPFVTLHHFDTPEALHSNGDFLNRENIDHFVDYAAFCFEEFPEVNYWTTFNEIGPIGDGQYLVGKFPPGIQYDLAKVFQSHHNMMVSHARAVKLYKVKGYKGEIGVVHALPTKYPLDPNNPADVRAAELEDIIHNKFILDATYLGRYSGETMEGVNHILSINGGSLDLREEDFTALEAAKDLNDFLGINYYMSDWMQAFDGETEIIHNGKGEKGSSKYQIKGVGRRVAPDYVPRTDWDWIIYPQGLYDQIMRVKKDYPNYKKIYITENGLGYKDEFVDGTVYDDGRIDYVKKHMEVIADAISDGANVKGYFIWSLMDVFSWSNGYEKRYGLFYVDFETQERYPKKSAHWYKKLAETQLIE